The genomic region GTTTTTCCTTGCCTTCCCTCCGTCACCTCTAGTGCTTTTAATTCATCTTCTTTATTTCTACCTCTTCCCTCTACTGTGATCCTTTATGGCCATGCTGCTCATGGTTTTCACCCTCCTTGGGAGGAGCTGTTTCTACAAAGAAAAGGTTGCAAGCAAATCAAATCCTTCATGCACTGAGGCCAAGAAAAGTTGCATGGCATGAAAATGCTGTTCCAGGTCTGGCAAGTGGCTCAGCCATGCTGGgtttttaactttaatttttaaaggaaaattggGATAATTCAATCTCAGCTGAACCTAtactttcccctttctttcagaaaaggagaaaagcagtaCCAGAACAAGGCAATGGGAGAGGCTGGGACCCAAAGAGTCCAATTCATTActaaatcaaaatgttttagctgattttagttttaaaatattccttgaAACACAAGTTTGACTGTGCTTGTTTTTACTTGGTGCagagctctttttttctctatgtGCATCGCTGTACAGCTAACTTAAATGGGTGACTACCTAAGGAAGGTGACTTCTTAACCATCATGTATCAGACCATTGCTGGAAGCAAAGTAAATGAATGTCCTGACTGGGTCTGGCACATGTTAGCTTCCTATTTCACTTTTCCTGCACAAAAAGATAAGAGGAATGCAGGCCTTTCCCTTTATCTCACACAGTAATAATGCACCTCAGCAAAGATTTGAATGGGCTGCAGGATTATTAGGATTGTAAtgtcttgctttccttttcaagtAGGATGAAACTAAATGTAATCATCTGTTGGGTTAGATGAACACAATGGGTTCTCAGCTGCAGGCTTTCATCACAGCAGCGATCTTGTGTGATTTGGCCTGGCAGGGCTCTGGGCTCACAAAAATTTTGTAGGTGTCAGATGTTTGGCACTCAGAACTGAGCACTGAGAGCCGTTGTCATACTTGTGTCTCCCTGCTTTTTAGTCTTTCAATTTTAGAATACTGTCATCATTTTAAGCATGTTATATTTAGAGGAGGCTAATGAAAAGCTGCTTGCCTAAGTCCAGTTTCAGTTACATGGGCTTGAGCGATAGTCTGCTCAAATGCTGTTGTGTGCATTCTGGCAGGATCATGGTGCAGTCTAGCAGGATGTTTGCTCAGCTATGGAGCTGGGCTTTTATGGTCTTGGCATTTTCTAGGAGCAAACTGACAGTGTGATGTGGCTGCTGTCCTCACTATGACTATTTTGTCAAgttcatttctgaaaaagaaaacaaaaccaagctttGAAACTATGCATCTTAACTGGACAGTGTATTTTCTAAACAGCATTCGAGCAGCCACTGCAGCCATGCTTACTGTGCTCTGatcagctgctttttgtaatttttcagtcAGAGTGTCCTATATGCTAcagctcctttttttccatatcCCTAATGCTCTGTTGCAGGCTGTCCTACCAGAGAAACGATGACGATGAGGAAGAAGCCGCCAGAGAACGTCGCCGACGGGCTCGACAGGAGAGGCTGCggcaaaaggaagaaggagatCTATCAGGAGAAGTAACAGAGAAATCAGAAGTTAATGCCCAAAACAGGTAAACGTCTGATGTTGTTTACTGTCAAGTCAACAGTAATTTTTGTTCAGGGTAGAGAAGTATCTTGAAGAGGACTGTTTTGCTACTTAAATTTTAAGCCCAAAGCTTGGCCATCCTTGCTCTGAAGAGGACCTAACACTGTGAGGAGTAGCACTGGCTGTGGCTACACGGTGGGGTGTGGCAACATCACTGAAGCTGGGCTTAAGGCCATGCTCATAACCCATTCCCAAGGTGTCCTCAGGGCTGTCTGTGGGGTAACTCAGCTGGGATTCATGGAAGGAAATACCTTTGATGCATCCTGCTGTCAGACTCCCTCAGGCATGACTGCCTCTGGCCTCACAAACCTCCACATCTTTTGTCCTGCTTATAGGGGCCATGGAGTCATGGGGCTAAGGCGTATGGGATTGGTGGGCACCCAGGCCTCAAGCTTCAGCTGAAACATGCCTGCAAGGCACTGGGTGTGAGTGCTAGACCTCAGCCCTCACCTGGCATTGTAAGGGTCATACAGCTATAAACAGCAGAGAAGCTGATGGAGTGAGGCGCTACTTGTCACAAGCTGAGTGGGCAAAGCTGGCCTTTCAGTCTGTCCGTCGTTTATTCAGTTTCACATAGTCAAAAATAATATATCCAGATTTCCAGTAGCCATAACACAACTGATAGAGGAGACCAGAAATAAACGTTGTGATATCAAGCTAATAGATACTGAGCACAAGTACCATTCTATTAAAGACAAGGAGAATGGCTATAGATAGGAAAACAACAATATTTCTGATTGTAGATTATAATCTTTTTCCACaatagaggaaggaaaaagctagaaagaggaaagaaacttGCGCACAGGAGAATTAAACAGCTGAATTTTGAAGGAGTCAAAAAACCTTCAGGGACTGAGAGCAAGATCCAGTCCTGCTGCCTAGAGGTGTTGAATAGCATGTCTTAAGTTAGGTGCTCTGCTCACTCCATTTTCTAACAGGTTGTTGTCCCTGTACAGACAATCTCAACCTCACTGCATCCTTAATTGCCAGGCTATCCCATTATGGACGGTATCTGTGGATGTTGTTGCTGAACAGAAGTAGCTTCTTGTTGCTAGAGAAgttcactgaagtcagaaagTATCTTGCTTGTGTAGCATCTTCAAAAGCCTGGTGGGAAGATTGTACATAAGACATGTACGCCTCAGGCCAAGCTGAAGGGTGCCTTCAAGCAAGCTAAGGTCTTCCAAGTAttctgctgcagggcacagcagggGAGGATGAATTTTTTAGGGCTGTTAATATTTCAGCTGCTCCAAGCATCAGGGACCGTTCCAGTGCCTACTGAGGTCAGTAAGACTCGCGGGGACTTCAGCGGCTGTCGGAGCTCGCCTAGAAGGGAACCTTTCCAGGCTCTGACACTGTGAAACACCGCATTCCTACACATGTAGAAATGCCAAAATTAATCTCCGGAACCATTTTGCTAAATTTTGAAGTATGAAACCTGTTCTGTTTTCAAACCATGGAATGATGTTACAGCAAGCTTTTTTTCTAGAAACAGCTAAGCACATACATTGttagaaagttttttttttaatgcaaaattgtCACTTTTGTGTAGTGTGGCAGAAGAGGAAACCAAGCGTACTACAACCACAGGGGGAACAGATGATGAAGCTGCATTGTTGGAGAGACTGGCAAGACGGGAGGAGAGACGCCAAAAACGTCTACAGGAGGCCCTGGAACGTCAAAAGGAATTTGACCCCACGATCACAGATGGGAGCTTGTCACTGCCCAGCAAGAGAGAAGTAAACAATGTGGAAGAAAACGAGACcacagggaaagaggaaaaggctgaaacacGCCGAGGACGCTATGAGATTGAGGAAATGGAAACGGTTACCAAATCATACCAAAGGAACAACTGGAGACAAgatggggaagaagaggaaaaaaaagaagaaaaagacaaggaggaggaggtacaGGAGGAGAAACCAAAGGAAGTCCCCATAGAGGAAAATCAGGTAGATGTGACAGCAGAAAAATCCACAGCTAAAGAAGAAGTagtagaaacaaaaaatctaGCTATAAATGCAGAGGAACACAAAGCAGAGAATGATACAAATGCTGTGCCAGAAAGGGAGCAGAGTATAACGGATGCTGTAGATAAAGAGAAGCTTAGGGATGAGGAAAAGactgaggaagaaaggaagaaagcagaagaaagggagaaacttgaggcagaagaaagggagaggttaaaagcagaggaagaaaagaaggcagctgaggaaaaacagaaagcagaggaggagaagagggcagctgaggaaagagagagggctaaggcagaagaggagaagagggcagctgaggaaagagagagggctaaggcagaagaggagaaaagggcaGCTGAGGAAAGGGCGAGAGCtaaggcagaagaggagaagagggcagctgaggaaagagagagggctaaggtagaagaggaaaagagggcAGCTGAAGAGAAGGCTAAGCTAGAAGCAGAGAAattaaaggcaaaacaaaagatggaagaaaagaaaatagaagataaacaggtaaaagagaagaaagtacAAGAGGAAAAACCTCAAGCAGCTTTCCTAAGAAAACAGGTACAGTAAACATTTTGCACCAAAATAAGACACCTGTGGTTTATGAGAAAtgtaatgcaagaaaaaaaaaaaagattgactCGGAACTTCCTCACAGATCTATTCCTGCACTGAAATGACTAATACTTGtgctctctcttgctctctcttttttaaaagaaagctccTTACTTCTGCTTACCAATAATGTAGTGCACAACTTGCCTGACCTCACTCCATCGTTCAAAGAAAACCTTGCATGTTCAGACCTCCGCATgtttttttgctgccttttttctcAGCTACTATAAACTGGCTTAATGCAGTAACACATGAGGTGGAGGCAGACACATCTTGGCACAAAATATTATGAGCACCTGGTAAACTGTGTGAGGAACGTGTGTGTTCAATGCAATCACAAGAGAGTGCTCTCTGCTGGGACATGTGAGCATGATGCCACGCAAGGGAGAAAGGCCCAGATGGGGGAATGGGAGCATTTggagggggtggagggagcACAGCTGCACACGGAGATGTGGGCACAGCAGCATATGATGGAGATGTGGCTGCACACAGGATTGGTACATGAACACAGTGTGGAGAAACAAATGCAatgttttcatattaaaaaaaatattcaaaacaaaaaacaaagggggaagaaaaagaggttaAAGTGGAagctaaaaaggaaaagttaccAGATGAGAAGCTCCAACCCACCTCCAAAAAAGATCAGGTAACTTGTAAACCGTTGGTTTAGATGTTGTAGGCAAACtcaacataagaaaaaaataagggacCTATAACCGAAAGTTGCTTGTTCAGCAGAGTACTTAAGCGTGTGCTTCACTTCAAGAACGTGGGTAATCCTGCTGAAATAAATAGGGATGAAGCTACTTATGTgcttaaaatgaagtaaatgcttaagtattttgttctttcaggGCTTTGGAACCAAGTCCTGTTTGTCTTAGAACAAACATTTTAGGAAATTCAGTTTGGTCAATAATGCAAGGGTGGTTTGCACCCTAGGGATGAATTTTTCAGGACTGTATCAACTAATCATCCTTCCCTGATTTCCTCCCACTTTACTGTGAACTTTTTCCCTATGACTGAGACCTActcttacaaaaataataatcatctAGGCCCTTTGGCCACCCGACTGCCTTAACTAATGATTTTCCCCCAACTGCAATGCTCCATGATATAAACTGTGCATACCCAAgattcttcttttgttttaaagaaaaaaatctacaaaattTACTGCATTGCATTTCCACTGTAAACACAGGAGCTGGTGCCATGGTGTTTTACTGTATGGTAAGTAAATAAGATTTGGGGATCATTTACTCTTCAGGTTACAGCTGGACACAGGGAGCCATTTTCAACGTTGTGTAGCAACTGTGGTTTTGGTTCAATGCAGCACGTATCAAAACACCCGCTGATTCTAATTGGACATCGAGACTGGTCAGGACCTTGGAAGTTTGGACCCATTTGGGTTCAGCCAGGTCTGTGTGGCTTAAAGGGAGCCACAGCACAGAGATCTAGTAACAGGCAGCATGCTGCCTGTCCAGCTGCTTGGGAGCATTGAGGGTTGTAGATGGTCTAGTCTAGGGTCCTTAGACGTTGGATTATTTTGGAACATGCTGTAGATGCTTAGCTCACCCTTGGAGAGTCGTGAAGACAAATAATATCATAAGGTTTTATGTCCAGTTGCCTGGCTTAATCATCCAGGGTATCATATTTTGAGTAAGGTACACGTGAGATTGAAAAGGCGAATGAAGTGATGAAGATGGTTAGAAGAAAGGTTCCTAATGAACAGGGAGAGAGATTGTCAGTACTAGAATAAGTTACTCTAGAAAGGGGAAGAGTTAAATGGAGATGCGTCAGAAGTGTGCACTAGAAAAACTAAACAATCATTCTACGCTAAATTAACTCGATTGcgaaagcagaggaaagagctGCACAAAAAATAAGGGATGGATTGTATTAAGGGTTCTTATAAGACAGAATCGGCTTGTAATATTCACTGTTGCACACAATCTTTGAATATTGCAAGTAGAAAGAAGGCTGTAACTTGACCACAAATATTGGTTTTGGGGGCGACTTGAGACACAATCATCCTGCTTGTGTTTATGTGGAGCTTAGTCAACTCTCACTGGTGCTCTCATCGTGCTTTTAAACTATAGCCACAGGGCTAGATTGTTCCAGGATAATGGTAAGACTTTTAAAAGTGACTTATGATTTTAGTGCTTCCATTTTCAGATGCTCAAGCTGAGACAATTTAAGAGAGTCCCACTTTTAGTGTAATGCTGAATACCCATCCACTGAAAGGTAAATCTTTTGCACATGTATCAAGCTGAGCATTCAAAgctcagttttgaaaatctcagttGTTACTTCTTGGCTTGTGAAGAAAAATTGACACTCTCAGACTCCAAACAGAGTGAAGATCAGGCTCCCATCTCCACTCTTTCCCCCCCTTCAAGGACATACAAATTCAATGAGGCCTATTTCTAAACCAGTTAAGAGGATGGCAGTATATCAGGAACAAGATCCTGAAGGAATACGGTGTATCtacaaaatcacattttgcttttgcagttgtGCAACACAAGCACATGTCCTTTCTTAATGTGACCAAAATCTGGCCCTCAAAGTTCAGATTTTGATCAAATTAGCAAGCAAAATCTGTCTCCTTTTCTGAACTGCCCCACAATTTTTGGTTCTCAAAAATGGCCTCAAAAGTTCATAAGAACAAACTTTCTCATGATGTGAGAGTCCTGGTATTTCCTGCTTCCAGTTTGGCTAGACATGCTGCAACAGTTGCTTTTCTCATAGTATTTTGGTATGGTAGTTGGCTCTAAATGGAAGCCCTAGACCCAGATGCCCACAGCTTTTAAGTCACCAAGTAATTGAGCCCAAATAAGGAATCAAATTTGCCAAAGGGCCCCAACCTCCGTAACTGATTCACTGTGGTATGAAGGTGTTCAAACTCCAGATTTAGAAATCGCAACTCTCAAATATTAGCATAACATCCTAACAGGAAAGAAGCAGTGTAGACaaagattaaaatataaataaataaagctggAAATTAGCTAAACATGCTTTTGGTTGTGTTCTGTCTTGACTTGATGGTCAAGATTTGTGAGAGCATGTGAACTGTTTTCAGTTCAGGTAATACCACCTGTCTACTCCAGCTGGAGTCAGTGTAGTCCTTTCTATTGAATTCAGCAGAAGCTGAATTAGCCTGTAATTTAGGGACGCACTGAGACAAGGGAAAGTACTTGTTCTATTGGATACCTTTGGAATGGGACATaatgttttctccttctgtgctAATCAATGTCTGTTTTGGCATTAAAATTGGTAGGAGAAGGATTGGGCCCAAAAGCtgtgaaatgtttctgtaataTCTTGTTTTATCATCTTCTTGAATAAAGAGGCCAAGCTGTATTAATGGTTTTCTCAAGTGCAGGCACATTACCATAAATCCTACTGGCTTCTGAAATCTTAACCTATTAATTTTTGAACTATATTGTTTTAATATTAGTTTTCTCAGCGACTTCAATTAAGATGTAAGAGATATGACCCTCCACAGTGGACTTCAATACATCAGGCAGCTGGAAGTATTGGCTTTGTAATGAGACTTAGAAAGGTCTTGATGAAAATCTCGGCAAAGGAAATCCTATGCTCTCAAAATCCCAACACAGACATCCTGGCACGTGAAATCTTGCAACAATCAACATCACTGGTTTCACTATCACCCTGACTGGGACTGAAGGGTTAGGAGATTGCTAACAGGCAGCAGAGACTTTTGCTGTGGACATGATCACTAGCTACAATCTTGCCCAGATTTGGGAGCACCCAAAAGATGTTACTGTCTGATGGCATTCATTAGGCTCAGTGAATAGCCCTGGTTGTCTCAGCCCAGCTCCTAGAAAACAGAAACCCATTTCTTGAGGCTGCTAGCAATAATGGCCATGTTTGCTAGCAGTCATAGCATCATGGCCAAAGAATGCATGGTCATGGAAACTGAACTCCCCTCTTGTCCGTCAGGGCATTTCTGCCAGGTCATGGCTAAAGCCTGTTGGCAGGAGAGGTTGGGGAAAGTCTGCACTGCTGTTGCCTGCTCTCAGGACAGAGCGAATGTCTCTGTGGGTTGTGTCCAACGTCCCTCACCAGTGGCAAATTTTCTTAAGCAGTTTAACCACCCAGTACTCACTTGTAGCGTGTGCCACCATGGCATTGTCCATCGTATGAGTTTCTGTGAGCAAGCAAACTGGCCTCAGGTAAAGTCAGAGGCTGACTTTGGGACTTCACTCAGCAGCTTAATACAACGCCTTAGGAGGATCTTGACTATGAAGACTCTGAACTGCTCCTTTATTGGTAATATCGTATCTCCCAAAGCTCTTCTTTGATGAGGgaggatataaaaaaaaaatttgatttgatttgtgtgtgtgtatattagttttttatttcaaggtGCAGCTTGGAATGCCATAAAAGCAGTTGTGTTGCAGGCAGGACTGTTATggaagttctttttctttctagttaGCAAATGGGATGGCAACAGGCTTCCAAGGGACAAAAGTACTTTTTTCTAAAGGTCGTCTTGTGAATTTTTCACGGAAGGTATGTCTTGCTTGCCAGCTAGAATCTTCCTCCAACATGGtagagctggaaaagaaaaaataaaattggaggCAAATGTTTCATCTGCTACTGTTGAAAGTTTATTTAGGCTGGCAGTCTAACTAACTGAGTGGGAATAATTCTACCTGAGGATAAAGAACTTAAATCAGTCCATATCCTCCTCCTCTTATCAGTAGCTAGCCATGACTCAGCATGCTGGGATCAGGCCAGCTCTGGTATTGATAAATACTTCAAGCTCATAGCTCTGAAGGAATACTGGAGAGTGAAATCCATGCACTAAAATATACTTGATTACTATTAAGAATTATAGGACAAAGCTTTGTAAGGATAGAAAGAATTTTTGCTCTAGTGTTTCCAGAGAGAACATTTGCTTCTTCATAGGATTAAATATTCGTGTCTGATAACACTATCCATGACTAGCCCCTGGTAGGACTGTGCTTTTTGTCAAAGTTTTACTCTGATATAAAGataattttgtgttttggcCATTATTCTTACAATACTGAAGTAGCCATCTGCTATGACACTGGAAAGAGTGTGAACTTTGTCGAGCAAACTTGACAGTTGGTGAAGGTTATGTGTTATTTTCATTGCTCCAATGCCCTAAACCTTATACCAAGAATGTATCAACAAGCCTAGTCCCAAAGAATTTGCAACCTAGATTCTTAATAGGCAACAGGTGAATGATGCTGCAGTAGGAGGGAAGAGGGTTGGGGTGCCTCAGTGGGGTGCAGCTGCAGAATGAAGCAATGTGGTAGCATAGTCCCATGGCCACAACAAACTTTGCAGAAGACTGATAAAGTTATTCaagatgttttcttcttgaattCAGATCAGGACAGCAGAGTGGTGGTTGGTCACAGTTTAGAGCTTTACAGACTACTTCTGCCATAAAGCATATAAACATTTTGAGGACAGTTGCTTAGTTAGTCATTAATACCAAGAAATCTGTGTTCTTCAGCTATTATTTAGAATGCCTCattgtgacttctttttttgtttgtttttttgtttttgttctatGATTTATGGTCTCTCGTGAGCAGGTAAAAGATGACAAGGATAAAGGAAAAGCACCcaaagaggaaatgaaaagtaTCTGGGACCGTAAGAAGGGAGTTCCTGAGCAAAAGGCACAGAACGGAGAACGTGAACTCACTGCCCCAAAACTTAAACCTACTGAGAATGCTTTTGGGTAAGTTCCAAGTGAGCACGGGGCTTGCTTATGTTATAGCAGAGCAGGGGGGCATCTCTGGGTCTCTCTTTAATAGCCTCGTAGCAGCTGAGTAGAAGACTTCATTTGGCAACATCAGCAGAGGCTCTAGCATTCATTGGGTTGTAGGTATGAATTAAGGCTGTTGGCCTGTTTTCTAACAAACTACCCCCACATTGTTGCAGTAACAAAATGAAGTACAGAAAGCAGATGTAAATAATAGTCTTGCTCACTCAGTAGAGATGAGTGGCTTatttctgctctgctggggttttccttccttgaaggacatttattttttaatatctgcaCAGAGGCCAGTAATGACCACAGCCCAGATTTTGTGTTCTCTAATTTTTTAAGTCAGATCTCAACTTTTACTGACGCAACCTATTTCCAATTACCCACATGCTTTTAATCAGACTCTGCATATCAGTATGGAGCACAATCCAGTTGGTAACTCTTGAAAGAGCTTGTTTCTTGATTTCAAGGCAAATCTTGAAAATAATGGCTACTCTATAAAAATGGTTTTTCAGTCAGGTGAAAACCTCTCCTAGCCAAAATGTtctattttttgcctttttataaCCTGTATcacagtttgatttttatttttcttttcaaggcaATGTTAGCCTTATGGCTATATTGGGAAATTCAATGAAGGTAACAAATTTCTAGTgaaaagtttattaaaagaggATTCTGCCTGCTAAAAGGAGGGGATACATGAAACAGAGCAGAAGTTCTTCCTTTTAGCAGAAAAACAGGAATGAATAGGTtagaaatctaattttttttccttctgcacctctctttctcttttacatTGACACAGGCAAAGAAAAGGTTAAGCTCTTCAGGCACTTTTAGAAATCTGTGCATGGCAGATGGGATTTGCTGTTGTATCTCAGCATTCCCTTTGTGATTCTTCCGGGAAAAGCAaactttctcaaaataaaatgcGGTTCAAAAGTCCCTGGAGACACCCTGACCTAAGGCCAAAAGACAGACAGAGATGGAGATGGAATAGCAGGAAATGGGCCTTGCTGAGAACTGTCCTGCTTCATGACTTGGGTCACATCATCAATAACGAGAAtggttttctaaaaatatttttgttgtgttttcatttgctttacttCCTGTGGGAGACAGGCCTTAGTGGCAACATGCAGATTTGAGTTtccactccttttttttctgtttttcttctgctattttCCAAATGTGGGAAGAAGCCTGTTTAATAGCCTTTTATCAGCTTGACTAGAAGACTTGGGTGGGCAACATCAGCAGAGGCTCTAGTCTTCATGGGTTGTTAGGTATGAATTAAAGCTCTTGGCCTATTTTCTAATGATTTGCCCCCACATTGTTGGGCTTTGTTTGGAACtacctttcttcttgtttttacGTGAACATATCAGATACTAGTTAGGAAGCATGTAACTTGGCTAACTCTAAGTGGTGAGGACTGAGAATAAAA from Gavia stellata isolate bGavSte3 chromosome 4, bGavSte3.hap2, whole genome shotgun sequence harbors:
- the CALD1 gene encoding caldesmon isoform X1: MDDFERRRELRRQKREEMRLEAERLSYQRNDDDEEEAARERRRRARQERLRQKEEGDLSGEVTEKSEVNAQNSVAEEETKRTTTTGGTDDEAALLERLARREERRQKRLQEALERQKEFDPTITDGSLSLPSKREVNNVEENETTGKEEKAETRRGRYEIEEMETVTKSYQRNNWRQDGEEEEKKEEKDKEEEVQEEKPKEVPIEENQVDVTAEKSTAKEEVVETKNLAINAEEHKAENDTNAVPEREQSITDAVDKEKLRDEEKTEEERKKAEEREKLEAEERERLKAEEEKKAAEEKQKAEEEKRAAEERERAKAEEEKRAAEERERAKAEEEKRAAEERARAKAEEEKRAAEERERAKVEEEKRAAEEKAKLEAEKLKAKQKMEEKKIEDKQVKEKKVQEEKPQAAFLRKQGEEKEVKVEAKKEKLPDEKLQPTSKKDQVKDDKDKGKAPKEEMKSIWDRKKGVPEQKAQNGERELTAPKLKPTENAFGRSNLKGTTNAEEVKLGSQVEAGKRLEDQRRRRGESEEFEKLKEKQQEAAAELDELKKRREERRKILEEEEQKKKQEEAERKAREEEEKRRMKEEIERRRAEAAEKRQKMPEDGVSEDKKPFKCFSPKGSSLKIEERAEFLNKSAQKSGMKPTHTTAVVSKIDSRLEQYTSAIEGTKAARPAKPAASDLPVPAEGVRNIKSMWEKGNVFSSPSGTGTPNKETAGLKVGVSSRINEWLTKTPESNKSPAPKPSDLKPGDVSGKRNLWEKQSVEKPSSSSKVSAMGKKPETNAGLRQFEKEP
- the CALD1 gene encoding caldesmon isoform X2, translated to MDDFERRRELRRQKREEMRLEAERLSYQRNDDDEEEAARERRRRARQERLRQKEEGDLSGEVTEKSEVNAQNSVAEEETKRTTTTGGTDDEAALLERLARREERRQKRLQEALERQKEFDPTITDGSLSLPSKREVNNVEENETTGKEEKAETRRGRYEIEEMETVTKSYQRNNWRQDGEEEEKKEEKDKEEEVQEEKPKEVPIEENQVDVTAEKSTAKEEVVETKNLAINAEEHKAENDTNAVPEREQSITDAVDKEKLRDEEKTEEERKKAEEREKLEAEERERLKAEEEKKAAEEKQKAEEEKRAAEERERAKAEEEKRAAEERERAKAEEEKRAAEERARAKAEEEKRAAEERERAKVEEEKRAAEEKAKLEAEKLKAKQKMEEKKIEDKQVKEKKVQEEKPQAAFLRKQGEEKEVKVEAKKEKLPDEKLQPTSKKDQVKDDKDKGKAPKEEMKSIWDRKKGVPEQKAQNGERELTAPKLKPTENAFGRSNLKGTTNAEEVKLGSQVEAGKRLEDQRRRRGESEEFEKLKEKQQEAAAELDELKKRREERRKILEEEEQKKKQEEAERKAREEEEKRRMKEEIERRRAEAAEKRQKMPEDGVSEDKKPFKCFSPKGSSLKIEERAEFLNKSAQKSGMKPTHTTAVVSKIDSRLEQYTSAIEGTKAARPAKPAASDLPVPAEGVRNIKSMWEKGNVFSSPSGTGTPNKETAGLKVGVSSRINEWLTKTPESNKSPAPKPSDLKPGDVSGKRNLWEKQSVEKPSSSSKVSAMGKKPETNGLRQFEKEP
- the CALD1 gene encoding caldesmon isoform X3, with amino-acid sequence MISRSYCRQNLSSLSKLSYQRNDDDEEEAARERRRRARQERLRQKEEGDLSGEVTEKSEVNAQNSVAEEETKRTTTTGGTDDEAALLERLARREERRQKRLQEALERQKEFDPTITDGSLSLPSKREVNNVEENETTGKEEKAETRRGRYEIEEMETVTKSYQRNNWRQDGEEEEKKEEKDKEEEVQEEKPKEVPIEENQVDVTAEKSTAKEEVVETKNLAINAEEHKAENDTNAVPEREQSITDAVDKEKLRDEEKTEEERKKAEEREKLEAEERERLKAEEEKKAAEEKQKAEEEKRAAEERERAKAEEEKRAAEERERAKAEEEKRAAEERARAKAEEEKRAAEERERAKVEEEKRAAEEKAKLEAEKLKAKQKMEEKKIEDKQVKEKKVQEEKPQAAFLRKQGEEKEVKVEAKKEKLPDEKLQPTSKKDQVKDDKDKGKAPKEEMKSIWDRKKGVPEQKAQNGERELTAPKLKPTENAFGRSNLKGTTNAEEVKLGSQVEAGKRLEDQRRRRGESEEFEKLKEKQQEAAAELDELKKRREERRKILEEEEQKKKQEEAERKAREEEEKRRMKEEIERRRAEAAEKRQKMPEDGVSEDKKPFKCFSPKGSSLKIEERAEFLNKSAQKSGMKPTHTTAVVSKIDSRLEQYTSAIEGTKAARPAKPAASDLPVPAEGVRNIKSMWEKGNVFSSPSGTGTPNKETAGLKVGVSSRINEWLTKTPESNKSPAPKPSDLKPGDVSGKRNLWEKQSVEKPSSSSKVSAMGKKPETNAGLRQFEKEP
- the CALD1 gene encoding caldesmon isoform X4, translated to MDDFERRRELRRQKREEMRLEAERLSYQRNDDDEEEAARERRRRARQERLRQKEEGDLSGEVTEKSEVNAQNSVAEEETKRTTTTGGTDDEAALLERLARREERRQKRLQEALERQKEFDPTITDGSLSLPSKREVNNVEENETTGKEEKAETRRGRYEIEEMETVTKSYQRNNWRQDGEEEEKKEEKDKEEEVQEEKPKEVPIEENQVDVTAEKSTAKEEVVETKNLAINAEEHKAENDTNAVPEREQSITDAVDKEKLRDEEKTEEERKKAEEREKLEAEERERLKAEEEKKAAEEKQKAEEEKRAAEERERAKAEEEKRAAEERERAKAEEEKRAAEERARAKAEEEKRAAEERERAKVEEEKRAAEEKAKLEAEKLKAKQKMEEKKIEDKQVKEKKVQEEKPQAAFLRKQVKDDKDKGKAPKEEMKSIWDRKKGVPEQKAQNGERELTAPKLKPTENAFGRSNLKGTTNAEEVKLGSQVEAGKRLEDQRRRRGESEEFEKLKEKQQEAAAELDELKKRREERRKILEEEEQKKKQEEAERKAREEEEKRRMKEEIERRRAEAAEKRQKMPEDGVSEDKKPFKCFSPKGSSLKIEERAEFLNKSAQKSGMKPTHTTAVVSKIDSRLEQYTSAIEGTKAARPAKPAASDLPVPAEGVRNIKSMWEKGNVFSSPSGTGTPNKETAGLKVGVSSRINEWLTKTPESNKSPAPKPSDLKPGDVSGKRNLWEKQSVEKPSSSSKVSAMGKKPETNAGLRQFEKEP